The following coding sequences lie in one Kamptonema formosum PCC 6407 genomic window:
- a CDS encoding ABC transporter ATP-binding protein, whose translation MASFRDILKYYEGYWKTSVLSIGASSAFELIDLIVPYAIGQTLNVLSGKPPDAIAQNLINAIASATQQPVNQTLSLSVLLGLIFLVTVCKAPVQTWLGPWFHWVIALKARRDRTQGAIAKILTVPLEFYDENNPGRIASRIAKGLANHTWTYPEIAGELIPEVVRLIGIFAIIWLIEWRIGLLILVSFLFILSITLKSLKTLTDREEILDKYSEDTESRNSEIITNIKTVKAFATETVELQRQTTRLNRELKVVIDRIHRGYVNLGVYQRTITQFCLFSVLGFSLAATADGQISLGYFVTTYTLASMAYSQITPISNLAEVFARRYSSMMRFHEFIQLPDGADGVNLEQEFTAELIRPSYKFTGKVEFSHLTFGYDLEKPVLQDIDLLIHPCQTVALVGKSGSGKSTLVKLLFRYFEPKAGRILIDGDDIRTLDVTAYRQRLAIVHQEVDVFNGTLLDNLIYGNRKATFEQVEDACRIAKVDEFIHQLPQGYHTVVGERGVRLSGGQRQRLGIARALLVDPDVLIFDEATSSLDYESERSIQLAMKNILGTRTTIIIAHRLSTIREADRIVVLDQGQIVEVGTHEELLSQGGIYRRLHSLQETGELIA comes from the coding sequence ATGGCAAGCTTTCGGGACATCCTCAAATATTACGAGGGCTATTGGAAAACTTCTGTCCTCAGTATAGGAGCATCCAGCGCCTTTGAACTAATCGATCTGATTGTTCCCTACGCAATTGGTCAAACTTTAAACGTTTTGTCGGGTAAACCGCCAGATGCGATCGCGCAAAATTTAATAAATGCGATCGCCTCCGCCACTCAACAACCCGTCAATCAGACATTATCCCTATCAGTATTGCTGGGCTTAATTTTCCTAGTCACCGTCTGTAAAGCCCCTGTACAGACTTGGCTTGGCCCCTGGTTTCACTGGGTAATTGCCTTAAAAGCGCGTCGGGATCGCACGCAAGGCGCGATCGCCAAAATCCTCACTGTACCCCTAGAATTTTACGACGAAAACAACCCTGGACGCATTGCCAGCCGCATTGCCAAAGGACTAGCAAACCATACCTGGACATACCCAGAAATTGCCGGTGAACTAATACCCGAAGTTGTGCGATTAATAGGCATCTTTGCCATAATTTGGCTAATAGAATGGCGGATTGGCTTATTAATTTTGGTTTCTTTCCTATTTATCCTGAGTATCACCCTCAAAAGTCTTAAAACCCTGACTGATAGAGAAGAAATACTCGATAAATATAGCGAAGATACCGAAAGTCGCAATTCAGAAATTATCACTAATATCAAAACCGTCAAAGCTTTTGCCACCGAAACAGTCGAACTACAACGACAAACAACACGGCTTAACCGCGAGTTAAAAGTTGTCATTGACCGCATCCATCGAGGATATGTGAACTTGGGAGTATATCAGAGAACAATTACTCAGTTTTGCCTGTTCTCAGTTCTAGGTTTTAGCCTAGCAGCAACGGCTGACGGTCAGATTTCTCTGGGATACTTCGTTACGACTTATACATTAGCAAGCATGGCTTATTCACAAATAACTCCGATCAGTAATCTTGCGGAAGTATTTGCTCGCCGCTATTCTTCAATGATGCGGTTTCACGAGTTTATACAGTTGCCAGATGGTGCTGATGGGGTAAATTTGGAACAGGAATTTACAGCCGAGTTAATACGTCCATCATACAAATTTACTGGCAAGGTTGAGTTTTCTCATCTTACTTTTGGGTATGACCTCGAAAAACCGGTGTTACAGGATATTGATTTGTTAATTCATCCCTGTCAAACTGTAGCTTTAGTAGGTAAATCGGGCTCCGGTAAGTCTACTTTGGTGAAGCTATTATTTCGGTATTTTGAACCGAAAGCAGGTCGCATTCTCATTGATGGTGACGACATTCGCACATTAGATGTGACTGCTTACCGCCAGCGTTTGGCGATCGTTCATCAAGAAGTTGATGTTTTCAATGGTACTTTGTTGGATAACTTGATTTATGGCAATCGGAAAGCTACTTTTGAACAAGTTGAGGATGCTTGTCGGATTGCGAAAGTAGATGAGTTTATCCATCAATTGCCCCAAGGTTATCATACGGTTGTCGGCGAACGCGGTGTGCGGTTGTCAGGTGGTCAGCGACAGCGGTTGGGAATTGCGAGGGCGCTATTAGTCGATCCAGATGTGCTAATCTTTGACGAAGCTACTTCTAGTCTGGATTATGAATCAGAGCGATCGATTCAGCTAGCAATGAAAAATATCTTGGGGACGCGGACGACGATTATTATTGCCCATCGGCTGAGTACGATTCGCGAGGCGGATCGGATTGTGGTTCTTGACCAAGGTCAGATTGTGGAAGTTGGTACTCATGAGGAGTTGTTAAGCCAAGGAGGGATTTATCGGCGATTACACTCGCTACAAGAAACAGGCGAACTAATTGCTTAG
- a CDS encoding DUF4351 domain-containing protein, translating to MRESVIYQEIIQRGEQQGLQQGLQQGLGQEALAYTMRLLNRRVGEINAQLQARIRLLSVVQLENLGEALLDFSDVSDLVAWLDAHQQT from the coding sequence ATGCGTGAGTCTGTAATTTATCAAGAAATCATCCAGCGAGGAGAGCAACAAGGTCTCCAACAAGGACTACAACAAGGACTAGGACAGGAAGCGTTAGCATATACTATGCGTCTGCTAAATCGTCGTGTTGGGGAGATTAATGCTCAGCTACAAGCAAGAATTCGTCTGTTATCTGTTGTGCAATTGGAAAATCTGGGTGAGGCGTTATTAGATTTTTCTGATGTTAGTGATTTAGTGGCTTGGTTGGATGCTCATCAGCAAACATAA
- a CDS encoding DUF4351 domain-containing protein: MTYDNICKYLAEEYPVSFVRWLLPTNTEEIQVLKTELSLEPIRADSVTFLQVANQILHLEFQTEPASEPPMPLRMLDYWVRLHRQYRCDIEQVVIFLTRTSSQTAFTNQFTARNTQHRYRVIRMWEQNPAPLLANPELLPLAVLARSDNPNTLLQQVAEQVASIEAPDERQNLSACIEILAGLRFNTTLIRQLFREEIMRESVIYQEIIQRGEQQGLQQGLQQGLQQGLQQGLQQGLQQGLGEEALAYTMRLLNRRIGEINTQLQAKIRLLSVVQLENLGEALLDFSDVSDLVAWLDTNH, encoded by the coding sequence GTGACATACGATAACATTTGTAAATATCTAGCAGAAGAGTATCCTGTTTCATTTGTCCGCTGGCTACTCCCAACTAACACCGAGGAAATTCAGGTACTCAAAACTGAACTCAGCCTCGAACCTATTAGAGCAGACTCGGTGACATTCTTGCAAGTAGCAAACCAAATTCTACACCTAGAATTTCAAACTGAGCCTGCTTCCGAGCCACCAATGCCGCTCAGAATGTTAGACTATTGGGTGAGGCTGCATCGTCAATATCGGTGCGACATCGAACAAGTCGTGATTTTTTTAACGCGCACGAGTTCCCAAACTGCCTTTACTAATCAGTTTACTGCTCGTAATACTCAGCACCGCTACCGAGTAATCCGAATGTGGGAACAAAACCCCGCACCTTTACTGGCAAATCCTGAACTTTTACCCTTAGCTGTGTTAGCGCGATCGGATAATCCCAATACTTTGCTACAACAAGTAGCAGAACAAGTTGCTAGCATTGAAGCACCGGATGAGCGGCAGAATCTTTCAGCTTGTATAGAGATTTTAGCAGGTCTGCGGTTTAATACAACATTGATTCGCCAACTATTCAGAGAGGAGATTATGCGTGAATCTGTAATTTATCAAGAAATCATCCAGCGAGGAGAGCAACAAGGACTACAACAAGGACTACAACAAGGATTGCAACAAGGATTGCAACAAGGATTGCAACAAGGATTGCAACAAGGATTAGGAGAGGAAGCGTTAGCATATACTATGCGCTTGCTAAATCGTCGTATTGGTGAGATTAATACTCAGCTACAAGCAAAAATTCGTCTGTTATCTGTTGTGCAATTAGAAAATTTGGGTGAGGCGTTATTGGATTTTTCTGATGTTAGTGATTTAGTTGCTTGGCTAGATACTAATCATTAA
- the rimO gene encoding 30S ribosomal protein S12 methylthiotransferase RimO yields the protein MATKPTIAFTHLGCEKNRIDTEHMIGLLAQAGYQVDANEELADYVIVNTCSFIQAAREESVRTLVELAQANKKIVIAGCMAQHFQQDLLNELPEAVALVGTGDYHQIVGVIEQVEKGDRVTLVSAEPTYIADENTPRYRTTPEAVAYLRIAEGCDYRCAFCIIPHLRGNQRSRTIESIVAEAEQLAAEGVKEIILISQITTNYGKDIYGEPKLAELLHALGKVDIPWIRMHYAYPTGLTPKVMAAIQETPNILPYLDLPLQHSHPEILRAMNRPFQAGVNDSIIERIKASMPDAILRTTFIVGFPGETEEHAAHLLEFVKRHEFDHVGVFTFSPEEGTPAHDLPNQLPQEVMEARREAVMAAQQPISLKNNQKSVGKVVDVLLEQENPETGELIGRSARFSPDVDGLVYVEGEASLGAMVRVNITNADIYDLYGSVATV from the coding sequence ATGGCAACTAAGCCAACGATCGCATTTACTCACCTCGGTTGTGAAAAAAATCGCATAGACACCGAGCACATGATTGGCTTATTGGCACAAGCAGGCTATCAAGTTGATGCCAATGAAGAGTTAGCCGATTACGTTATTGTTAATACTTGCAGTTTTATCCAAGCAGCGCGGGAAGAATCCGTCCGCACTTTGGTAGAATTAGCTCAAGCTAATAAAAAAATTGTGATTGCTGGCTGTATGGCACAGCATTTTCAACAAGATTTACTCAATGAATTGCCAGAAGCAGTGGCATTGGTTGGCACTGGGGATTATCATCAAATTGTTGGTGTAATTGAACAAGTGGAAAAAGGCGATCGCGTTACCTTAGTTTCCGCTGAACCTACCTACATCGCCGATGAAAACACCCCTCGCTACCGCACTACACCGGAAGCTGTCGCCTACTTGCGAATTGCCGAAGGATGCGACTATCGCTGTGCATTTTGCATTATCCCTCATTTGCGCGGAAATCAGCGATCGCGCACCATCGAATCTATTGTCGCCGAAGCCGAACAATTAGCTGCCGAAGGCGTAAAAGAAATTATCTTAATTTCCCAAATTACTACCAATTATGGCAAAGACATCTACGGCGAACCCAAATTAGCCGAACTGTTACACGCATTAGGTAAAGTTGATATACCTTGGATTCGGATGCACTACGCCTATCCTACCGGTTTAACCCCGAAAGTAATGGCAGCAATTCAGGAAACACCCAATATTTTGCCTTACTTGGATCTACCCTTGCAACACTCCCACCCGGAAATTTTGCGGGCCATGAATCGGCCATTTCAAGCAGGAGTAAATGATAGCATCATTGAGCGGATTAAAGCCTCTATGCCTGATGCTATCTTGCGGACAACTTTTATCGTCGGCTTCCCTGGGGAAACAGAGGAACACGCAGCACATTTATTAGAATTTGTCAAGCGTCACGAATTCGATCACGTTGGAGTATTCACATTTTCTCCAGAAGAGGGAACACCCGCCCACGATTTACCCAATCAATTGCCGCAAGAGGTAATGGAAGCGCGACGGGAAGCAGTGATGGCGGCGCAGCAACCGATTTCGCTGAAGAATAATCAAAAGTCTGTAGGTAAAGTGGTGGATGTGTTGCTGGAACAGGAAAATCCAGAGACAGGAGAATTAATCGGGCGATCGGCTCGTTTTTCCCCTGATGTGGACGGCTTGGTTTATGTTGAGGGGGAGGCCTCTTTAGGGGCTATGGTGCGCGTAAACATTACTAATGCTGATATTTACGATCTTTATGGTAGCGTAGCTACTGTTTGA